The following proteins are co-located in the Procambarus clarkii isolate CNS0578487 chromosome 4, FALCON_Pclarkii_2.0, whole genome shotgun sequence genome:
- the LOC138371603 gene encoding TRIO and F-actin-binding protein-like, whose protein sequence is MHDGGIKGIALEDGETSTTQLHAGGPTTTQLHTGGPTTTQLHTGGPTTTQLHTGGPHHDTAAHRRAPPRHRCTQEGPPRHSCTQEGPITTQLHTGGPTTTQLHTGGPHHDTAAHRRAPPRHSCTQVGPPRHSCTQEGPTTTQLHTGGPTTTQVHTGGPHHDTAAHRRAPPQHSCNQESPPRHICTQESPPRHICTQEGPPRHSCTQEGPIRHSCTQEGPLRHCCTHQGPSRHYCTQEGPVRHSCTQEGPPRHSCTQEGPPRHSCTHEGPPRHIYTLEGPPRHSCTQESPPRHRCTQEGGPPRHSCTQEGPPRHRCTQEGPTTTQLHTGGPHHNTAATRRAHHDTSAHKRAHRDTSAHRRAHHDTAAHRRAQYDTAAHKRAHYDTAAHTRAHHDTAAHRRALYDTAAHRRAHHDTAAHRRAHHDTAAHTKAHHDTSTHWRAHHDTAAHRRAHHDTAAHRREPPRHSCAQESPSRHRCTHEGPPRQSCTQEGPLCHSCTHEGPPRHSCTLEGPPQHSCTQEGPP, encoded by the coding sequence ATGCATGATGGCGGGATTAAAGGCATTGCATTGGAGGATGGGGAGACATCGACGACACAGTTGCATGCAGGAGGGCCCACCACGACACAGCTGCACACAGGAGGGCCCACCACGACACAGCTGCACACAGGAGGGCCCACCACGACACAGCTGCACACTGGAGGGCCCCACCACGACACAGCTGCACACAGGAGGGCCCCACCACGACACAGGTGCACACAGGAGGGCCCACCACGACACAGCTGCACACAGGAGGGCCCCATCACGACACAGCTGCACACAGGAGGGCCCACCACGACACAGCTGCACACAGGAGGGCCCCATCACGACACAGCTGCACACAGGAGGGCTCCACCACGACACAGCTGCACACAGGTGGGCCCACCACGACACAGCTGCACACAGGAGGGCCCCACCACGACACAGCTGCACACAGGAGGGCCCACCACGACACAGGTGCACACAGGAGGGCCCCACCACGACACAGCTGCACACAGGAgggccccaccacaacacagctgcaaCCAGGAGAGCCCACCACGACACATCTGCACACAAGAGAGCCCACCGCGACACATCTGCACACAGGAGGGCCCACCACGACACAGCTGCACACAGGAGGGCCCAATACGACACAGCTGCACACAAGAGGGCCCACTACGACACTGCTGCACACACCAGGGCCCATCACGACACTACTGCACACAGGAGGGCCCTGTACGACACAGCTGCACACAGGAGGGCCCACCACGACACAGCTGCACACAGGAGGGCCCACCACGACACAGCTGCACACACGAAGGCCCACCACGACACATCTACACACTGGAGGGCCCACCACGACACAGCTGCACACAGGAGAGCCCACCACGACACCGCTGCACACAGGAGGGGGGCCCACCGCGACACAGCTGCACACAGGAGGGCCCACCACGACACAGGTGCACACAGGAGGGCCCCACCACGACACAGCTGCACACAGGAgggccccaccacaacacagctgcaaCCAGGAGAGCCCACCACGACACATCTGCACACAAGAGAGCCCACCGCGACACATCTGCACACAGGAGGGCCCACCACGACACAGCTGCACACAGGAGGGCCCAATACGACACAGCTGCACACAAGAGGGCCCACTACGACACTGCTGCACACACCAGGGCCCATCACGACACTGCTGCACACAGGAGGGCCCTGTACGACACAGCTGCACACAGGAGGGCCCACCACGACACAGCTGCACACAGGAGGGCCCACCACGACACAGCTGCACACACGAAGGCCCACCACGACACATCTACACACTGGAGGGCCCACCACGACACAGCTGCACACAGGAGAGCCCACCATGACACAGCTGCACACAGGAGGGAACcaccacgacacagctgcgcacaGGAGAGCCCATCACGACACCGCTGCACACACGAGGGCCCACCACGACAGAGCTGCACACAGGAGGGCCCACTATGTCACAGCTGCACACACGAAGGCCCACCACGACACAGCTGCACACTGGAGGGCCCCCCACAACACAGCTGCACACAGGAGGGCCCACCATGA